GCCGTCGACGCCACCCTGGTCCGTTGCCTGCTGGTCCCCGCCACCATGACCCTGCTCGGCGACAAGAACTGGTGGGCGCCGCCCTGGCTGCGCCGGGTCCACGACCGGATCGGCTTGCGCGAGCACGTCGAGCCGCCGCCGGTCCGGCAGCCGGCGACTGACCCGGTCGAGGTGACGCGGTGACCGCACGCCGGCTGGCGTCCGCTGCGGAGCTGCACGCGCTCGCACCGCACGACGCGTACGTCGCGCAGGTCGACGACTCGGCGGCCGCGCTGTGGGCGGGTGACGACGGCGCGGTCGGCTGGCTGGTGCGCTCGCCCCGGTGGCCTGGCAGCGGCCACCTGACCTGCTTGGGCGACCCGTCGGCCGCCGTCGCGCTCCTGGGCGACGTACTTCTCGAGGACGGCGAGGTCGCCGTGGGCTCCGCGTCCCTGTCGCGGGACGTCGTCCCGCTGCTGCCCACCCACCTGCGCCTCGAACCGGCGAACGACTGGGAGTGGCTCGCCACGACCACCCTCCCGCCGGTCCAGCCCGGCGAGGACCGGGTCCGGTGGCTCGGCGAGCCCGACCACGACGACATCACCGAGCTGCTGCGCACGCACAGCGGCCGCCACGACGCCGAGCCGGGCCAGGACCACGCACGTCGGTGGTGCGGCGTGCGAGACGGCTCGGGCGAGCTGGTGGCGGTAGCCGCGCACACCGAGTTCTGGACCGGGGTGCCGTTCCTCGCGTCGGTCGCCACCCGCAGCGACCAGCGCGGCCGCGGCCTCGGCGGCGCGGTCACCGCGTGGGTGACCCGGCGCCTGCTCGAGGAGCGCAGGCCGCGGGTGACGCTCGGGATGTACAGCGACAACGACGTGGCGCGGCGGCTGTACCTCCGCCTGGGCTACCAGGTGGTGCACCGCTTCACCAGCGGCCGGCTGCGCCGCGGCGACCCCGCCGGGGTGAGCGACTGACGTCCACCGCCGGTCGACGGAGTGCTGCGGGGACGGGTCAGGAGCGCGACGGGCTCGGCGGCTCGCCCGGCTTGCTCTCCGGCGTCGACGTCTGCGCCGCATCCTTCGCGGGCACGGCGTCGATGCCGGCGTCCTTGCGCTGCTCCGGCGTGATCGGCGCCGGCGCAGCGGTGAGCGGGTCGTAGCCGCCGCCGCTCTTGGGGAACGCGATGACGTCGCGGATCGACTCCGACCCGGCGAGCAGCGCGCAGATGCGGTCCCAGCCGAAGGCGATGCCGCCGTGCGGCGGGGCGCCGTAGGCGAACGCGTCGAGCAGGAAGCCGAACTTCTCCTGCGCCTCCGCCTCGGTCAGGCCCATGACGGCGAACACCCGCTCCTGCACGTCCCTGCGGTGGATACGGATCGACCCACCGCCGATCTCGTTGCCGTTGCAGACGGCGTCGTAGGCGTAGGCCAGTGCGTGCTCCGGGTCCTCGTCGAAGCGGTCGACCCAGTCCGGCTTCGGCGAGGTGAACGCGTGGTGCACGGCGGTCCAGGCCCCGGCGCCGACGGCCACGTCGCCGCTGGCCCGCGCGGCGGAGCTGGGCTCGAACATCGGTGCGTCGACGACCCAGAGGAACGACCAGGCGGACTCGTCGACCAGTCCGCAGCGCCGGCCCACCTCGACCCGCGCCGCGCCGAGCAGCGCCCGGCTGGCAGCCGGCTCGCCGGCGCCGAAGAAGACCGCGTCACCGGGTGCCGCACCGGCGTGCGCGGCCAGGCCGGCCTTTTCCTCGTCGGAGATGTTCTTGGCCACCGGGCCGGTGAGCTCGCCGTCCGCACCGACGAGGACGTACGCCAGGCCGCGAGCACCACGCGCCTTCGCCCAGTCCTGCCAGCCGTCGAGCTCCTTGCGGGACTGCGAGCCGCCGCCGGGCATCACGACAGCGCCGACGTACGGCGCCTGGAACACCCGGAACGGCGTGCGCGCGAAGTACTGCGTGCAGTCAACGAGCTCCTGCCCGAACCGCAGGTCGGGCTTGTCCGACCCGAAGCGTGCCATCGCCTCGGCATAGGTCATCCGCGGCATCGGCATCGGGATGTCGTGGCCGATGAGCCGCCACAGCGCCGAGAGCACCGCCTCACCGAGCTCGAGCACGTCGTCCTCGTCGACGAAGCTCATCTCGATGTCGAGCTGGGTGAACTCCGGCTGCCGGTCGGCCCGGAAGTCCTCGTCGCGGTAACAGCGGGCGATCTGGAAGTAGCGCTCCATGCCGGCGACCATGAGCAGCTGCTTGAACAGCTGCGGCGACTGCGGCAGGGCGTACCAGCTGCCCGGCTGCAGTCGTGCGGGCACCAGGAAGTCGCGAGCGCCCTCGGGCGTCGACCGGGTCAGCGTCGGAGTCTCGACCTCGACGAACTCGCGGTCGTGCAGCACCTCGCGGGCGGCCTGGTTGACCTTGCTGCGAAGCCGCAGGGCCGCCGCTGGCGCCGGCCGCCGCAGGTCGAGGTAGCGGTGCTTGAGCCGCACCTCCTCGCCGACCTCGACGTGCTCGTCTATCTGGAACGGCAGGGGCGCCGACTCGCTGAGCACCTCGACGTCCTTGGCGACGACCTCGACCTCACCCGTCGGCAGGTTGGGGTTGGCGTTGCCCTCGGGGCGCCGGCTGACCTCGCCCTCGATCCGCAGGCAGTACTCGCTGCGCAGGCCGGCCGCCACCGCCTCGTCGCGGATGACCACCTGGACGAACCCGCTCGCGTCGCGCAGGTCGATGAACGCGACACCGCCGTGGTCGCGGCGACGGGCGACCCAGCCGGCGAGGGTCACGGTCTGGCCGGCGTGCGACGCGCGCAGCGAGCCGGCGGTGCGGGTGCGGATCAAGGGAAGTCCTTCACATCGGTCGAGCTGTCGGTCGGTCAGAGATCGGCGGAGCCGGACACGGACGGGCGCAGGTCCGCCTCCGGCGGGACCCAGGCCCGCGGATCGGCGTCGACCTGGTCGCCGGAGCGGATGTCCCGCACCTGGTGAGTGCCCTCGTCCTGGGGGAACCAGACGTACGGGATCCCACGACGCTCGGCGTAGCGGATCTGCTTGCCGTACTTGGCCGCCGTCGGCGACATCTCGGTTGCGACACCTCGCGACCGCAGCGCCGTCGCGATCTGCTGGAGCGACGCGCGTGACTCCTCGTCGGGCAGCGCGACCAGCACGCAGGTCGGCGTCGAGCGCGACGCGGTCAGGAGCCCGCGGCTGAGCAGCGGCCCGACTGCCCGG
This is a stretch of genomic DNA from Actinomycetes bacterium. It encodes these proteins:
- a CDS encoding GNAT family N-acetyltransferase is translated as MTARRLASAAELHALAPHDAYVAQVDDSAAALWAGDDGAVGWLVRSPRWPGSGHLTCLGDPSAAVALLGDVLLEDGEVAVGSASLSRDVVPLLPTHLRLEPANDWEWLATTTLPPVQPGEDRVRWLGEPDHDDITELLRTHSGRHDAEPGQDHARRWCGVRDGSGELVAVAAHTEFWTGVPFLASVATRSDQRGRGLGGAVTAWVTRRLLEERRPRVTLGMYSDNDVARRLYLRLGYQVVHRFTSGRLRRGDPAGVSD
- the aspS gene encoding aspartate--tRNA ligase, which encodes MIRTRTAGSLRASHAGQTVTLAGWVARRRDHGGVAFIDLRDASGFVQVVIRDEAVAAGLRSEYCLRIEGEVSRRPEGNANPNLPTGEVEVVAKDVEVLSESAPLPFQIDEHVEVGEEVRLKHRYLDLRRPAPAAALRLRSKVNQAAREVLHDREFVEVETPTLTRSTPEGARDFLVPARLQPGSWYALPQSPQLFKQLLMVAGMERYFQIARCYRDEDFRADRQPEFTQLDIEMSFVDEDDVLELGEAVLSALWRLIGHDIPMPMPRMTYAEAMARFGSDKPDLRFGQELVDCTQYFARTPFRVFQAPYVGAVVMPGGGSQSRKELDGWQDWAKARGARGLAYVLVGADGELTGPVAKNISDEEKAGLAAHAGAAPGDAVFFGAGEPAASRALLGAARVEVGRRCGLVDESAWSFLWVVDAPMFEPSSAARASGDVAVGAGAWTAVHHAFTSPKPDWVDRFDEDPEHALAYAYDAVCNGNEIGGGSIRIHRRDVQERVFAVMGLTEAEAQEKFGFLLDAFAYGAPPHGGIAFGWDRICALLAGSESIRDVIAFPKSGGGYDPLTAAPAPITPEQRKDAGIDAVPAKDAAQTSTPESKPGEPPSPSRS